The following nucleotide sequence is from Kiritimatiella glycovorans.
GGAGAATTACAGTTCCCTGATCAGTGAAGCGATCAGCTCGGTGACGGGGGCGCCTGCGCGCATACAGCTGGTCGTCGAGCGCGACGCCGTGCCGGAGCCCGAGGGGGATGAGGAAGAGGCGCCCAAATCCAGGCGCCCGCGGCGACAGGGTGCCGACGCGAATCTGAACAAGGATTATACCTTCGAGAATTTCGTCATCGGCCCGTCGAATAACTTTTCGCATGCGGCGGCGATGGCGGTGGCCCAGTCCCCTTCGCGGGCCTACAACCCGCTGTTTATTTACGGGGGAACGGGACTGGGCAAAACGCATCTGATGCAGGCGATCGGCAATTTCGTGCTCTCGAAAAACCGTCGCAAACGGGTCTCGTATCTCTCGTGCGAGACCTTCACCAACGAATACATCGACGCGCTGGGTCAGAAAAAACTGACCCAGTTCCGTAAGCGGTACCGCAATGTCGATCTCCTCCTGATCGACGACATTCATTTTCTGCGCGGCAAGCAGCAGATGCAGGAGGAATTCTTTCATACCTTCAACGCCCTCTTTCAAAACCGCAAGCAGATCGTGCTCACCTGCGACCGGCCGGCCAGTGAACTCAAGGATCTGACGCCCCGGCTGGTCTCCCGGTTCGAATGGGGCCTCGTCACCGAGCTGGAAGTTCCGGACATCGAGACCCGGATCGCCATTCTCCGCCACAAATCGGAATACCTCAACCTGGCGATCCCCGAGTCCCTGCTTTTCTTTCTCGCCGAGCGAATCTCGACCAACATCCGCCGCCTGGAGGGCGGTCTGATCCGCGTGGCGTCCTATATCTCACTCACCGGGAAGAAAGATAAAAAGGATATCGAATACCTGCTCAGGGATACGCTCGATCAGCAGCAGGATCACTATGTGCCCGTCGACCTCATCCAGCGGACCGTGGCACGTCACTTCGGCATCCACGTCGCGGACCTGATGGGAAAAAAGAGACCTCGCTCCATTGCGCATCCGCGCCAGATCGCGATGTACCTGGCCCGCTGCCTCACCCAGGAATCGCTCCCTTCTCTCGGCGGGGCGTTCGGCCGCAACCATGCAACCATCCTCCACGCCTACCGGCAGGTCGAAAAACGGACCGGCGAAGACAATCAGATTCGCCAGACCGTGAACACACTCAAACAGAAAATTGCGGCGGAAGCCCGTGGCCAGACGGTTTAATATCCTGTGAATAAACAGCTGAAAAACTGTGGGCAAACCGGACCCGATGATAACAAGCGAAGCATTCGTTCACAGGATTCACAGGGGATACCAAGGATATGCACAGACTTGCTGACAAATATAAACTTTGATTTAACAATGGGTTACACCCCAAACGCCCTCTTAAAACGGGGTTTTCCACACCTATAATAAGAGGTATACATAAATATAATTTAATCTAATATTAAGATTCCCTGTGAAGAGAAAGGACGGAACGATGAAATTTCTGATTGAAAAAGAACCTTTGCTGGAGGCCCTCCAGCGAGTCCAGTCGATCGTGGCCCAGCGGCCGACGCTGGCGATCCTGGCCAATGTGCTGCTCAAGGCGGAGGACCAGCGGATTACCCTCACGACCACAGACCTTGAAGTGAGCGTAAGGACTTCGGTGGAGGCGGATGTGAGCGAGGAAGGGGGCACGACATTGCCTGCCCGCCGGCTGTTCAGCATCTGCCGGGCGCTGTCGGGCCATCAGGTGGAGATCGAGACCGATGAGAAGGAGACCGCGACGATTGACTGCGGTCCTTCGCATTTCAAGCTGATGGGAACGGCGGAGGATGAATTTCCGCCCCTGCCTTCGTTCGAGGCGGGATTGCGTTATGAAATGGATGAATCGGTCCTGCGGCAGATGCTGGAGAAGACCTGCTATGCCGCATCGACGGACGAGTCGCGTTATATCCTCAACGGGGTCCTGCTCAGCTTCAAGGAGGAGAAATTGACTGCGGTCGCCACGGACGGCCGCCGACTGGCCATGCTCGAGCAGGAGGTCGAATTTCCGGCGTCGGCGGAAGCGGATTACGTGATCCCCACCAAAACGGTTCATGAACTGATCCGTACCCTGGGTGATGAGGGAACGCTCCGTATTGCAGCGACGGATAAAGAGAACCAGATTTCCTTCGAATACGGGCAGATGCTGGTCGTATCGAAGCTGATCGAAGGCACGTTTCCGAACTTCCGGCAGGTGATTCCCTCCGAGAGCGAGGAGCGGGTCGCGATCGAACGGGAGGGATTGCTCGATGCGCTTAAACGCGCGTCGATCGTCACGGACGCCCAGACGGCCTCCGTGCAGCTTCATTTCTGTGAAAACAGCCTCGAGCTGGTGACGCAGAGCCCCGAGGTCGGAACGGCTCAGGAAAAAATGCCGATCAAGTACGACGGCAAGGACATGACGATCGCGTTCAATCCCGTATTTATCATGGATCCGCTGCGCCACCTGGAGAGCGATGAGATCTATATCGAACTCTCGGATCACCTCAGCCCCGGCGTCATCAAGAGCGATATTCCTTTTCTCTACGTGATCATGCCGATACGGGTCAACGAGTAGAAAAGATGGTTGCCGAACCAGGGCTCGAACCTGGACTAACTGGGCCAGAACCAGTCGTGCTACCATTACACCATTCGGCAATAGCGCAATTCACCAAGATAGAAAAAATTCTCATCGGTTCAAGCGGATAAGACAGAAAATCCTGGCGCGGGGAAATATTCAGATGCCGGACGACAGGTCTTCGGATAAAAACGAGAAGCGAATCGCCGCGCTGCTGGGTATCGGCTTTGAGCAGGATGGCCACACCAGGTTGAGCTGGGGAAGGGACCACGTGGTCGGGGGCGGCGACGAGCACGTCCATGAATGGATTGCAGCGTTGTGCCGCCGGGTCGAAAAACGGCTCGAACGCGAGCGGATCGCACTGGCCGATCTGGACATCGATGAATTGAAAGTGCTGATCTCCGAAGCGGTGGAAGAGATGCCGGAGGTACGATGAAGGGCGCAGGAGAAACCGGGATGAGTTCAGGCATCCTTCCGGGGCGGCCATGAAAATTCTGTTTCTCTCCCACCGTTTCCCCCATTCCCGCATTGCCGGCGGACACCGCCTCGTGTACGAACGCATTCAGTACCTTCTCGGCCGGGGCTACGAGGTCGGCCTGGCCTCTTTCACCTCGAACGAACCGGGATCGATGCTTCATGAGGCCGCGCAGGAACTCCTGGATCTGCGCACCGTGAAGGCCCCCCACAAAAACGTGCTCTCACGGGTGGGTCATTACGTGACCCCACGCATGCCGACGATGTTTCTGAGGAATTATTCCGAAGAGATGATGCGCAGGGTGGGCAACCTTGTGGAAAAGGAACATTACGAGGTGGTGATCGCAGAGTTCTCTGAAATGGGTCAGTACCTCTACTGCAATCCATACCTGCCGGCTGTGAGAAAAATCATTTCCTGCCACCGGTGCCTCACCACCTCCTTTATGAAATACGTGCGGACGGCGGGACTCCCCTTTCTGCTGCGCGCAAAGAGCCTGCTTCAATTTCTTGCCATACGACGCTATGAGTTTGAAATGTACCGGCATATGGACCGGGTCATCGTGCTCACGTCCCAGGACCACAGCGAACTGCTCAACTACGCGCCGGACCTCTACCTGGATATTGTTCCCATGGGGGTAGACACGGGTTACCTGCAGAAGGAGCAGGTCGAAGAAGAGCGTCCGATCGTGCTGATGACCGGGTATTACCGCGACATTGCCAATCTGGACGCGGCGGTGTGGTTCTACCGCTATGTGTGGCCCCGCCTGCGTGAGGATAACCCCGAACTGGAATTTCATATCGTCGGCGCCGACCCTCCGCGCCGTCTCCAGCGCCTCGGCGCGCGCGATAAACGGGTGACGGTCACCGGCAGGGTGGATGACCTGAGACCGTACCGGCACCGCTCGCAGGTGTTCGTGTGTCCGGTGAGGCTGGGGGCCGGCGCGCGAACCAAGTGTCTGGAAGCCATGGCTTCGGGCCTCCCCGTGGTGTCGACCTCGCTGGGAATGGCCGGACTGCCCGCGGAAAACGGGGATAACTGCCTGGTGGCGGACACGCCGGAACTTATGCGCCAGTGCGTGCAGTGGCTCCTTTCCGACGAACAGCTCAGAAAAAAGATAAGGAACAATGCGTCTCGTATGATTCGCGAGCGCTTCTCGATGGAAAAAAGCATGGGCGCACTCGAGAAGACGGTTCGGGATGTGGCTTCACTCTGATCCGATCGACCCGTTCAGGGCGTGAACCGTCCCCGGAACAGCGTCGCCGCAGCCCTCCCCGTAAGCGTCTTTCCGCAGAAGGGGCTGTTGCGCGATTTCGAGTGGAAGCGTTCCGGGTCCACGACCCACTCGTGATCCAGGTCCAGGCAGACGAGATCCGCGCGGGCTCCCGGGGCCAGCGACGGAGCGGGCCGTCCGAGGATGGCGGCCGGCGCCGTCGTCCAGCGCCGCACCCATTCCAGGGGCGAGAGGATTCCGGCGAGCACCGTCGTCGTGAACGTAGCCCCCGCGGCGGTCTCGGCCCCCACCATTCCGAAGGGCGCATCGATAAACCCCCGCGCCTTGGCTTCCGCCGTGTGCGGTGCGTGGTCCGTGGCAAACACGTCCAGCGTGCCGTCCCGTACCCCCGCGAGCAGCGCTTCACGATCCCGGGCCGAACGGAGCGGGGGATTCACCTTGAAGTTCGTGTTGCCCGGATCAATGTCGCGGTCGCAGAACGCGAGATGATGCGGGGTGGCTTCGGCGGTAACGGGCAGCCCCTCTTTTTTCGCCGCGCGGATGAGGTCGACGGAAGCAGCGGCGGATACGTGCTGAATATGGAGCCGGCAGCCGGTCATGCGGGCGATCGCGATATCCCTTTCGACGATATCGGTTTCCGCGCTTGCCGAAATGCCCGGCAGTCCCAGTTCGCGCGACCGTTCGCCCTCATGCATAACGCCGCCGGCTTCCAGCTTCGGGTCCTGGGCATGGTCCATAACGAGACCGCCGGTCCGGGCCACGGCGCGGCAGGCTGCTTCCATGACCTCCGGATCCGACGGCGTCGTGCCGTCGTCGGTGAACGCGACCGCCCCCGCCTGCGCGAGCGCCGTGTAGTCGGCGGGCTGTTCGCCCGAGCGCGCCGGGGTAAGCGCCGCGGCCGGGAGGATATCGATCAACCCCGCCGCGGAGCTGAGTTCACGTATCCGGCGCACCGCGGCGGGCGAATCGACCGGCGGGCGCGTATTGGGCATCGAGACCGCGGCGGTAAATCCCCCGGCGGCGAAGGCGCGCGACCCGGTGGCCACGGTTTCCGCCGCCTCGCCGCCGGGTTCGCGGAAATGGGCGTGCAGATCGATAAAGGCCGGAGCAACGTGAAGACCGCGGGCGTCGTATTCGCGTAGGCCGGGCGGGGTTTCGGACAGGCGGGAGATGATCCCGTCCAGCACGAGCAGGTCATCCTCCTGTTCACGGCCCGCCGCGGGGTCGATCAGGGTCGCGCCGCGGAAGAGCACGGATCGGGACGGATCGAAGGTCATTACAGCTCCGATAGCTTCATTTCGCCCAGCTTCTGCCGGAAGCCTTCCCGGGCGGCGTCCAGGGCGCGGTCCACCGATTCGGGCAGGCCGCCCAGACCGCACTGTTCCATGGAGGCGCCCTCGTTGAGCAACAGCTGGTAGAGTTCGTCTACCGCGATGTTGCGCGGATCGCGCAGCAGCGTGTAGGCCTTGGGGTTGTCCGCCGTGCCCGTAATGTACCCGGCGCTCCGCAGGGTATCGACGATCTTCCGGACCAGACGGGCGGGAAGATGGTGATCCCGCGCAAAGCCCGCGCTGTCGAGCGGGATGCCGCGATTCTCGAAATCGTCCCTCAACTCGCGCATGACCATGAGCGCCACCGCAAGCTGGGTAAAGACGCTGGCGCGGGCGGCGATGCGCTCGCGGTGGTAGGACCCCGCATGCTGGGAGGAGAACGACAGCTCCGCCCCGAACAGCAGGATCATCCAGCTTATCTGCAGCCAGAAGAGAAAGATGGGGATCAGGGCGAAGGTCCCGTAGATCGCGTTGTACCGGGCGACGCCGACCTGGAACTTGATGAATACGATCTGCCAGAGCACCCAGAGGATGGCGCCGACGAGTCCGCCCAGGGCGGCGGATCGCAGCGGAACCGACGTATTGGGAAGAAAGACGTAGAGCGAGATGAAAGCAAGGGTCGTGATGGCGATCGGCATGAGCCGGAGACCGATGCTGACGAGCGGGCCGAGCACCGCGATCTTTTCCAGGTAGACCTGGATCAGTGAGACACACGTCACGGCCACCGCCATAAGCAGCGGCGCCACGACCAGGACGGTGATGTAGTTCTGACACTTGCGAAGAAAGTTGCGCGGCGTAACCACGCCCCAGATCACGTTGAAGGTCTCCTCGATCCGGTTGATCATCTTGATGACCACCAGCAGCAGGGCCAGCGCGCCGACAGCTCCGAGCGCGGCGAAGCTGGTCTCGCGGGCCAGTTCGATGACCTTCTCGATGAACCGCTGAAACTGTTCGGGCATCTGCGCCGAAAATTCGATCAGCTTTTCGGTCGCCAGCGTCCCGCCGAAGGCGTTGCTGATGGTGAACAGCACGGCCAGCAGCGGGACGAGCGCCATGACCGTGCTGAACGTGAGCGCGGAGGCCTGCAGAGGACACTGATCGCTGCGGAACCCTTTGAACGCGAGGACGAGTACACGGGCGGCTTTGAGCACGCGCCGTCGGGTGCCGGAGAGCGCCGCCGACTCAATCTCCCAGATATCGATTTGGCGCCATTCGTTCAGGCGATCACGCCAGTTTTTTTTGCCGCCGCTCATTCAGCCGAACCGCTCCGTCGGAATCACTCTTCTTCGCCGGTCGCCTTGCGCAGCAGTCCGCCCAGCGTCTTTTTGACGTTCTCGCCGGCGGATTCACCCGCGCCCTTCAGCGCTTCACCGGCACCTTTCAACGCATCCGAGGAGAGTTCGCCGGACTGTTTCAGGAGATCGCCCACCGCCCCGCTTCCTTCGGTGGCGGCCCGGCCCGTCTCTTTCAGCACGACGGTCATGACGCGGTTGAGAACTTCGGCCCAGCCGGTCTTCTCCCCGCCTCCGCCGATATCCTTCAGCTCCACGGGCGGGAGCGCGACGGTCATGGACCGGCCCTGCATCAGCGGGCCGCTCACATGGACTTTGCCGCCTTCGAGGGTGAGGAGTCCGATGGAGACGGACTTCCCGGCGCCGGGCTTTTCTCCGGCCTCTTCTTCCGCGGGCGCGGCGGCTTCCTTTTCCAGCCCCTTCTTTATGGCGCCGAGATTGCTCCCGGTCGGGCGCAGCTCGTAGGTCAGCTCAGGCTCGCGAATCAGAATCGAGACGATCTCGATCCGGTCGGAGAACACGCTCCCCGGACGGAGATGCACGGCCACTTCGCCCAGCGAAAAGGCCTGCTCGGTCTGAAAGCCCTCGGGATTGCCCACGCGCAGACCCTCGAGCCGGACGCGGCCCTGCATGAGGTTGATCCCCACATCGTCGAGTTCCACCGGGACGCCCACCGCGGCCGGCCCGAATTTTTCCACCGCCGTCTTCACGACGGGTCCCGCAGCGAAGGTGCCGATCACCGCGACGATCACGACCAGCGCCACCACCACGGCCAGCAGTTTGAGCAGCAGTTTCATAATATCCCTCCCCTTTGGGTATCCATTGT
It contains:
- the dnaN gene encoding DNA polymerase III subunit beta: MKFLIEKEPLLEALQRVQSIVAQRPTLAILANVLLKAEDQRITLTTTDLEVSVRTSVEADVSEEGGTTLPARRLFSICRALSGHQVEIETDEKETATIDCGPSHFKLMGTAEDEFPPLPSFEAGLRYEMDESVLRQMLEKTCYAASTDESRYILNGVLLSFKEEKLTAVATDGRRLAMLEQEVEFPASAEADYVIPTKTVHELIRTLGDEGTLRIAATDKENQISFEYGQMLVVSKLIEGTFPNFRQVIPSESEERVAIEREGLLDALKRASIVTDAQTASVQLHFCENSLELVTQSPEVGTAQEKMPIKYDGKDMTIAFNPVFIMDPLRHLESDEIYIELSDHLSPGVIKSDIPFLYVIMPIRVNE
- a CDS encoding dihydroorotase is translated as MTFDPSRSVLFRGATLIDPAAGREQEDDLLVLDGIISRLSETPPGLREYDARGLHVAPAFIDLHAHFREPGGEAAETVATGSRAFAAGGFTAAVSMPNTRPPVDSPAAVRRIRELSSAAGLIDILPAAALTPARSGEQPADYTALAQAGAVAFTDDGTTPSDPEVMEAACRAVARTGGLVMDHAQDPKLEAGGVMHEGERSRELGLPGISASAETDIVERDIAIARMTGCRLHIQHVSAAASVDLIRAAKKEGLPVTAEATPHHLAFCDRDIDPGNTNFKVNPPLRSARDREALLAGVRDGTLDVFATDHAPHTAEAKARGFIDAPFGMVGAETAAGATFTTTVLAGILSPLEWVRRWTTAPAAILGRPAPSLAPGARADLVCLDLDHEWVVDPERFHSKSRNSPFCGKTLTGRAAATLFRGRFTP
- the dnaA gene encoding chromosomal replication initiator protein DnaA, yielding MEYEKGLQIWSRACDKLRDILSKDVYERWIAVITYKGYKDEVYHLSVTNDFYLSWLEENYSSLISEAISSVTGAPARIQLVVERDAVPEPEGDEEEAPKSRRPRRQGADANLNKDYTFENFVIGPSNNFSHAAAMAVAQSPSRAYNPLFIYGGTGLGKTHLMQAIGNFVLSKNRRKRVSYLSCETFTNEYIDALGQKKLTQFRKRYRNVDLLLIDDIHFLRGKQQMQEEFFHTFNALFQNRKQIVLTCDRPASELKDLTPRLVSRFEWGLVTELEVPDIETRIAILRHKSEYLNLAIPESLLFFLAERISTNIRRLEGGLIRVASYISLTGKKDKKDIEYLLRDTLDQQQDHYVPVDLIQRTVARHFGIHVADLMGKKRPRSIAHPRQIAMYLARCLTQESLPSLGGAFGRNHATILHAYRQVEKRTGEDNQIRQTVNTLKQKIAAEARGQTV
- a CDS encoding AsmA family protein; this encodes MKLLLKLLAVVVALVVIVAVIGTFAAGPVVKTAVEKFGPAAVGVPVELDDVGINLMQGRVRLEGLRVGNPEGFQTEQAFSLGEVAVHLRPGSVFSDRIEIVSILIREPELTYELRPTGSNLGAIKKGLEKEAAAPAEEEAGEKPGAGKSVSIGLLTLEGGKVHVSGPLMQGRSMTVALPPVELKDIGGGGEKTGWAEVLNRVMTVVLKETGRAATEGSGAVGDLLKQSGELSSDALKGAGEALKGAGESAGENVKKTLGGLLRKATGEEE
- a CDS encoding YhjD/YihY/BrkB family envelope integrity protein encodes the protein MSGGKKNWRDRLNEWRQIDIWEIESAALSGTRRRVLKAARVLVLAFKGFRSDQCPLQASALTFSTVMALVPLLAVLFTISNAFGGTLATEKLIEFSAQMPEQFQRFIEKVIELARETSFAALGAVGALALLLVVIKMINRIEETFNVIWGVVTPRNFLRKCQNYITVLVVAPLLMAVAVTCVSLIQVYLEKIAVLGPLVSIGLRLMPIAITTLAFISLYVFLPNTSVPLRSAALGGLVGAILWVLWQIVFIKFQVGVARYNAIYGTFALIPIFLFWLQISWMILLFGAELSFSSQHAGSYHRERIAARASVFTQLAVALMVMRELRDDFENRGIPLDSAGFARDHHLPARLVRKIVDTLRSAGYITGTADNPKAYTLLRDPRNIAVDELYQLLLNEGASMEQCGLGGLPESVDRALDAAREGFRQKLGEMKLSEL
- a CDS encoding glycosyltransferase is translated as MKILFLSHRFPHSRIAGGHRLVYERIQYLLGRGYEVGLASFTSNEPGSMLHEAAQELLDLRTVKAPHKNVLSRVGHYVTPRMPTMFLRNYSEEMMRRVGNLVEKEHYEVVIAEFSEMGQYLYCNPYLPAVRKIISCHRCLTTSFMKYVRTAGLPFLLRAKSLLQFLAIRRYEFEMYRHMDRVIVLTSQDHSELLNYAPDLYLDIVPMGVDTGYLQKEQVEEERPIVLMTGYYRDIANLDAAVWFYRYVWPRLREDNPELEFHIVGADPPRRLQRLGARDKRVTVTGRVDDLRPYRHRSQVFVCPVRLGAGARTKCLEAMASGLPVVSTSLGMAGLPAENGDNCLVADTPELMRQCVQWLLSDEQLRKKIRNNASRMIRERFSMEKSMGALEKTVRDVASL